The following proteins come from a genomic window of Saccharomyces mikatae IFO 1815 strain IFO1815 genome assembly, chromosome: 7:
- the RRT6 gene encoding Rrt6p (similar to Saccharomyces cerevisiae RRT6 (YGL146C); ancestral locus Anc_2.327), with protein sequence MKEEPSKITRTREILQKKRRMELRERKTCNKLHFLNRVFFFLSLLSVANAELSSDVSSREVYMPIFNNELSFKVLPIKRSTLSGVAPYDDFEYSTSMSASDNAFCMVFDAYMTDTSKEVVFEIYVMDVLQEETDSSRFGGTSHERGRQSLDFSIFNNRNGDLLRSKKNLASGTSIVEVNPENSSEFLICFINLVYDGSWSSIDTEKSVTVKMTYNDRLNPDMMLHLVKQMTPQVVKALNNVSDGLFQIVSDTALLQMESDRRNLNEATYSYLIVGFVSLMIAQLISNIVVTGYLINRIKSKLSSHQKKKRVHKIK encoded by the coding sequence ATGAAAGAAGAACCCTCAAAAATCACTCGAACTAGAGAAATTCTACAAAAAAAGAGACGGATGGAACTCcgagaaagaaaaacgtGTAATAAGTTACATTTCCTGAATCGagtgttcttctttttgagcTTATTATCTGTTGCAAACGCGGAATTAAGTAGCGATGTAAGTTCCAGAGAAGTTTATATGCCTATATTCAATAATGAGTTGTCTTTTAAGGTGCTACCCATCAAACGTTCGACTCTATCAGGAGTAGCCCCGTACgatgattttgaatatAGCACCAGTATGAGCGCTTCCGATAATGCGTTTTGTATGGTGTTTGATGCATACATGACTGACACATCCAAGGAAGTTGTGTTTGAAATATATGTAATGGACGTGCTGCAAGAAGAAACAGACTCGAGTAGGTTTGGTGGAACCAGCCACGAGCGTGGGAGGCAGTCACTTGATTTTAGTATTTTTAACAATAGGAACGGCGATTTGTTAAGaagcaagaaaaatctAGCAAGTGGGACGTCGATCGTCGAAGTCAATCCTGAAAACAGTAGTGAGTTCTTAATATGCTTTATAAACCTGGTATATGACGGATCATGGAGCTCGATCGACACTGAAAAATCTGTAACGGTAAAAATGACCTATAATGATAGGCTCAACCCTGACATGATGCTCCATTTGGTTAAACAAATGACACCACAAGTCGTAAAAGCATTGAACAACGTCTCCGACGGTCTTTTCCAAATAGTGAGCGACACTGCGCTTCTACAAATGGAAAGTGATAGGCGAAATCTAAACGAAGCCACTTACAGTTACCTGATCGTGGGGTTTGTGTCACTTATGATAGCACAATTGATATCGAATATCGTAGTTACCGGTTATTTGATTAATAGAATAAAAAGCAAGCTTTCATctcatcaaaaaaaaaaaagggttcataaaataaaataa
- the TIP20 gene encoding Tip20p (similar to Saccharomyces cerevisiae TIP20 (YGL145W); ancestral locus Anc_2.329), translating into MNDIDDLLKIEDRIQQVQSDRNQLASKLQNVKQSMANNDTEIARSEMIAQEIIATGTSVDGIELLRAKYGKLQVLDKLEKMAVQQAQLQASIDKLGNFNRQLDELTQEPLDKFTLDDILTLHSSLTNVFATDPQSKNGNSQCAEYIKLKSKVIEKYNNDLLQKLATKWSELLEQELLEAQWDTSKFASTSVSLVKRLRGNATKLYRLSRLFLPLEEETQSGTNIRPCSRSSKGEELVLWNFKSLANNFNIRFTYHFHATSTKIETYFQFLNDYLTENLYKCINIFHDDSHGLTKQVIHEQFINYVLQPIRDKVKSTLFQNDLKTLIVLISQILATDKNLLSSFHYHGRGLVSLISDEIWEKWINYEVEMANRQLINITKNPEDFSKSSLNFVKLINKVYDYLEPFYNLDFDLLIRYKLMTCSLIFMNLTSSYLDYILTVDSLPETRTKEQELYQTMSKLQHVNLVYKKIRSLSSNFIFIQLTDIVNNTESKKYNSLFQNVENDYEKAMNADMQNSIVHRIQKLLKETLRNYFKISTWSTLEMAIDENDGTSSVPSAELVNSMNVLTRFINKLDSLDIPLAISLKVKNDLLNIIVNYFTESILKLNKFNQNGLNQFLLDFRSLSGILSLSPHTTNYKCLGLHELVRILKLKYDLNNQQFLDPEYIKTGDFTSLKEVYSIKYLKDTKIQDALYRIIYGNIL; encoded by the coding sequence atgaacGACATCGACGATCTTCTCAAGATTGAGGATAGAATTCAGCAGGTGCAAAGTGACAGAAACCAACTAGCATCAAAATTGCAAAATGTAAAGCAATCGATGGCCAACAATGACACAGAAATAGCACGCTCAGAGATGATAGCGCAAGAAATCATTGCTACTGGTACAAGTGTTGATGGAATTGAACTGTTAAGGGCAAAATATGGTAAGTTGCAAGTCTTGGATAAACTGGAAAAAATGGCAGTTCAACAAGCGCAGTTACAAGCTAGTATAGACAAATTAGGCAATTTTAACCGTCAGTTAGATGAGTTGACACAAGAACCATTGGATAAGTTCACTCTTGATGATATACTGACTCTGCATTCAAGTTTGACAAATGTCTTTGCCACTGATCCTCAAAGCAAGAATGGTAATTCTCAGTGTGCCGAGTATATCAAACTTAAATCAAAGGTTATTGAAAAGTATAACAATGATCTCTTACAAAAATTAGCCACTAAATGGAGCGAATTACTTGAGCAGGAATTATTGGAGGCGCAATGGGATACATCGAAATTTGCCTCTACATCAGTGAGTTTGGTCAAGCGTTTAAGAGGAAATGCCACCAAACTTTATAGATTAAGTCGACTCTTTCTACCGTTGGAGGAGGAGACACAGAGCGGTACAAATATACGTCCATGTTCACGCTCAAGCAAAGGCGAAGAGCTTGTATTATGGAATTTCAAATCACTTGCAAACAATTTCAATATTAGGTTCACTTACCATTTCCACGCCACATCCACTAAGATTGAGACCTACttccaatttttgaacGATTATCTCACAGAAAATTTGTACAAGTGcatcaatatttttcatgatGACTCTCACGGGCTAACAAAGCAAGTTATTCATGAACAATTCATTAATTACGTCTTACAACCTATAAGGGATAAAGTGAAATCCACCTTATTTCAAAACGATCTAAAAACTTTGATTGTCTTGATTTCTCAAATTTTAGCCACTGACAAAAACCTACTAAGTTCGTTTCATTATCATGGACGCGGTTTGGTGTCCTTAATCTCAGATGAAATATGGGAGAAATGGATCAACTATGAAGTTGAAATGGCAAATAGGCAATTAATTAATATCACCAAGAATCCTGAAGATTTCTCCAAATCCTCGCTAAATTTTGTCAAATTGATCAATAAAGTTTATGATTATTTAGAACCATTTTACAACTTGGATTTTGATTTATTGATAAGATACAAACTTATGACTTGTTCATTGATTTTTATGAACTTAACTTCATCATACTTAGATTATATTCTAACCGTCGATTCATTGCCagaaacaagaacaaaggAGCAGGAACTGTACCAAACTATGAGTAAACTGCAACATGTCAACTTGGTCTACAAAAAGATCAGatctctttcttcaaactttattttcattcaacTGACTGATATTGTTAATAACACAGAATCCAAGAAATATAATTCCTTATTCCAAAATGTGGAGAATGATTATGAAAAAGCTATGAACGCGGATATGCAGAATTCTATCGTCCAcagaattcaaaaacttttgaaggAAACGTTGCGAAATTATTTCAAGATTTCGACCTGGTCAACATTAGAAATGGCTATTGACGAAAACGATGGGACGTCTTCTGTGCCGAGTGCTGAATTGGTCAATTCAATGAATGTTTTGACAAgatttatcaacaaattgGATTCATTGGATATTCCACTAGCTATATCTTTAAAAGTCAAAAACGACTTGTTAAATATCATCGTCAACTATTTTACGGAGTCGATCTTAAAACTGAACAAATTCAATCAGAATGGTTTAAATCAGTTTTTACTCGATTTTAGATCTTTAAGTGGCATTTTAAGCTTATCGCCACACACTACCAATTATAAATGTCTAGGTTTACATGAACTAGTAAGGATATTGAAGCTGAAATACGACTTAAACAATCAGCAGTTCCTTGATCCGGAATACATTAAAACAGGTGATTTCACATCTTTAAAAGAAGTTTACTCTATTAAATACTTGAAAGATACTAAGATTCAAGATGCACTTTACAGAATCATATATGGTAATATATTATAG
- the ROG1 gene encoding putative lipase ROG1 (similar to Saccharomyces cerevisiae YDL109C and ROG1 (YGL144C); ancestral locus Anc_2.330) yields MVSTVLCKSRSTKIGTNRNRVAFDMPLTQTNEILFHYKSAVKVGELERYVITYHLYEGEEIPLDLNLDSLWLKVRNMNPLSYRAAYLMGPFMLYCDVKTAEYHHSQKIVASVDYPKFEPNVQTQQDFIAELSVHNIRQNYVWIADVMSQILFTTNTNVTYEVTIGTTRESVENPHDLPSYLGSYSPKLTVNRLNTLDLWNLPVQITTPRKKKHLVILTHGLHSNVSTDLVYIMEQIYKAQKNYPSEQIVVKGYRGNVCQTEKGVKYLGTRLAEYIIQELYDESIHKISFVGHSLGGLIQAFTIAYIYEVYPWFFQKVKPINFITLASPLLGIVTDNPTYIKVLLSFGVIGKTGQDLGLENEAEMGKPLLYLLSGEPLTEILRRFKRRTVYANAINDGIVPLYTASLLFLDYNDILEQLQKLKENSRKSPLINNATTPENQDFFNKTFISPFTKVLSILAPQKFPTEDSSEIPKVSFFSSASSILLPPLPERAYIMDPDSRDPVIIHDKVYTEDDIPQSEFNIGDGFFDKKNILLQAFFAGEKERAKYRNLEETIARRWHTGMSWRKVVVALKPDAHNNIIVRRKFANAYGWPVIDHMINVHFSGDDDDEDNIHPTQVVEPFQNLAEEMGKCKKMESISPEYAWLDKVETNGVFDEGPTGMISTFGEIVEAFAKKGFSAVVERGNTSDDPNDEVLRFEEMNSDLVQ; encoded by the coding sequence ATGGTCTCAACAGTTTTATGCAAAAGCAGAAGCACAAAAATAGGTACGAACAGGAACCGTGTTGCGTTTGATATGCCTCTTACACAAACTAATGAAATCCTGTTTCACTACAAATCTGCGGTAAAAGTCGGTGAACTAGAGAGATATGTAATTACTTATCATCTTTATGAAGGTGAGGAAATTCCACtagatttgaatttggaTTCCTTATGGTTGAAGGTGAGGAATATGAATCCGCTATCGTACAGAGCTGCGTACTTAATGGGACCATTCATGTTGTATTGCGATGTTAAAACTGCCGAGTATCATCATTCTCAAAAAATAGTTGCCTCAGTTGACTATCCTAAATTCGAACCTAATGTTCAGACTCAACAAGACTTCATCGCTGAACTTTCGGTGCATAATATACGACAGAATTACGTATGGATCGCTGATGTTATGAGCCAAATATTGTTCACTACAAATACCAACGTTACCTATGAAGTCACTATTGGAACGACCAGAGAGTCGGTAGAAAATCCACATGATCTGCCATCATATCTAGGTTCCTATAGCCCCAAATTAACAGTAAACAGGTTAAATACTTTAGATTTATGGAATCTTCCTGTGCAGATTACTACTCCTCGCAAAAAGAAGCACCTAGTAATATTGACTCACGGTCTACATTCTAATGTGTCGACTGATCTAGTGTATATTATGGAACAGATATACAAAGCACAAAAAAACTATCCTTCAGAACAAATTGTTGTGAAAGGTTATAGGGGAAACGTTTGTCAAACTGAAAAGGGAGTCAAATATTTAGGCACTCGTTTAGCTGAATACATTATCCAAGAACTGTACGATGAATCTATTCACAAAATTTCCTTTGTAGGGCATTCATTAGGAGGTTTAATCCAAGCTTTCACAATAGCATATATTTACGAGGTTTACCCttggttttttcaaaaggtAAAACCAATAAATTTTATCACTTTAGCCTCACCGCTTTTAGGTATTGTCACAGATAATCCTACTTATATCAAAGTGCTACTTTCATTTGGAGTTATTGGTAAGACGGGCCAAGACTTGGGTCTGGAAaatgaagctgaaatgGGGAAACCTCTCCTCTACTTACTATCTGGTGAGCCTTTAACAGAGATTTTGCGTAGGTTCAAGAGAAGAACAGTATATGCGAACGCCATTAATGATGGAATTGTTCCTTTGTATACTGCATCCCTGTTATTTTTAGACTATAACGATATTTTAGAGCAGTTACAGAAACTCAAAGAGAATAGCAGAAAATCACCTCTGATAAACAATGCTACAACACCTGAAAATCAAGACTTCTTTAATAAAACTTTCATTTCGCCTTTTACTAAAGTGTTAAGTATATTGGCACCACAAAAGTTTCCTACAGAAGATAGTTCCGAGATTCCTAAAGtatcttttttctcatcaGCGAGCTCAATTCTCCTGCCACCATTACCTGAAAGAGCGTATATAATGGATCCAGATTCAAGAGATCCTGTCATTATCCATGACAAAGTATACACAGAAGATGATATTCCACAATCTGAATTCAATATCGGAGATGGATTTTTTGACAAGAAGAACATTCTCCTTCAAGCTTTTTTTGCAGGAGAAAAAGAGCGTGCTAAGTATCGAAACCTGGAAGAAACGATTGCTCGGAGATGGCATACGGGGATGTCATGGAGAAAGGTTGTTGTTGCACTAAAACCCGATGCGCATAATAACATCATAGTCCGAAGAAAGTTTGCCAACGCCTATGGGTGGCCTGTAATCGATCATATGATAAATGTGCACTTTAGCGgtgatgacgatgacgaaGACAATATTCACCCTACTCAAGTCGTTGAACCGTTTCAGAATTTAGCTGAAGAAATGggaaaatgcaaaaaaatggaaagcATCTCCCCAGAATATGCATGGTTGGATAAAGTGGAAACGAATGGTGTCTTTGATGAAGGTCCCACGGGAATGATATCTACTTTTGGTGAAATAGTCGAGGCGTTTGCTAAGAAGGGTTTTAGCGCCGTGGTCGAAAGAGGAAATACGTCAGATGATCCGAATGATGAGGTTCTTCGGTTTGAAGAGATGAATAGTGATTTAGTACAATGA
- the MRF1 gene encoding Mrf1p (similar to Saccharomyces cerevisiae MRF1 (YGL143C); ancestral locus Anc_2.331) — MWLSKLQFPSKSVVKGIFLNCKSPWLVRPTSTTTNSQSSTTIPTQYSELSPLLVKQAEKYEAELKELDKDLSCGIHFDVNKQKHHSNLSALTDAFIEYKEKLNELKGLQEIILSDPSLKEEAEQEYVELVPKYEATSSRLVNKLLPPHPFAEKPSLLELRPGVGGVEAMIFAQNLLDMYIGYANYKKWKYRIISKNENESGSGIIDAILSIEEAGSYDRLRFEAGVHRVQRIPSTETKGRTHTSTAAVIVLPQMGDESSKSIDAYERTFKPGEIRIDIMRASGKGGQHVNTTDSAVRLTHIPSGIVVSMQDERSQHKNKAKAFTILRARLAEKERLEKEEKERKARKSQVSSTNRSDKIRTYNFPQNRITDHRCGFTLLDLPGVLSGERLDEVIEAMTKHDNTERAKELLESN, encoded by the coding sequence ATGTGGCTTTCAAAGTTACAGTTTCCCTCGAAATCTGTTGTCAAgggtatttttttgaactgTAAATCACCCTGGTTGGTGCGACCGACATCAACTACAACCAACTCTCAGAGCAGTACGACCATTCCAACACAGTACTCGGAGCTATCTCCTTTACTCGTTAAACAAGCTGAGAAATATGAAGCTGAATTAAAAGAACTTGACAAGGATCTTTCTTGCGGTATACATTTTGATgtaaacaaacaaaaacatCACTCCAATTTATCGGCCTTAACCGATGCATTTATTGAGTATAAAGAGAAACTAAATGAATTGAAGGGTTTGCAAGAAATTATTTTATCCGATCCATCATTAAAAGAAGAGGCTGAACAAGAATACGTAGAACTAGTTCCCAAGTATGAGGCAACCTCCTCGAGGTTGGTAAATAAACTTCTTCCTCCACACCCTTTTGCAGAAAAACCTAGCTTGTTAGAGCTTCGACCGGGTGTAGGTGGTGTTGAAGCAATGATATTTGCTCAAAATTTATTGGACATGTATATTGGCTATGCAAATTATaagaaatggaaatatCGAATCATATCGAAGAACGAAAACGAAAGTGGGTCAGGCATAATCGATGCGATTCTAAGTATCGAAGAAGCAGGCTCTTACGACCGTTTAAGGTTTGAGGCAGGCGTCCACAGAGTGCAAAGAATTCCCAGTACAGAAACCAAGGGTAGGACGCATACTTCAACTGCTGCCGTAATTGTATTGCCGCAAATGGGTGACgaatcttcaaaatctaTTGATGCTTATGAAAGGACATTTAAACCTGGTGAAATTAGAATTGATATCATGCGTGCAAGTGGTAAAGGTGGTCAGCATGTGAACACGACAGATTCTGCTGTCAGATTAACCCATATCCCCTCTGGAATTGTTGTTTCTATGCAGGATGAAAGATCTCAACATAAAAACAAAGCCAAGGCATTCACAATTTTAAGAGCAAGACTggcagaaaaagaaaggttggaaaaggaagaaaaagagagaaaggCAAGAAAGAGTCAGGTTTCTAGCACAAATAGGTCGGACAAAATTAGAACGTATAATTTTCCACAAAACAGAATTACTGACCATAGGTGCGGGTTCACGTTATTGGACTTGCCAGGTGTATTATCTGGTGAAAGATTGGATGAGGTTATTGAGGCTATGACTAAACATGACAACACCGAAAGGGCAAAAGAATTACTGGAGAGTAACTAA
- the GPI10 gene encoding putative glycosylphosphatidylinositol-alpha 1,2 mannosyltransferase (similar to Saccharomyces cerevisiae GPI10 (YGL142C); ancestral locus Anc_2.334), whose protein sequence is MVQQIECSKPIAKRTQIFWVFLTFRVLNAVFTRTFFQADEFWQALEPAHWKAFKYGELTWEWKFGVRSYLFPMIFELTYRFVSLSSILVHYTLFLLSTIGSDLLLLLLPKYELSWQIAEDLKRLPLEVTQSYEYYGVLYAPKVVMAALASTGEYYTVRFVQKIYLLTLDKKNEKEEEKGCTGLSSITKFSLLLSLTNFFNCFFITRTFVNSFEMVLTSIALYYWDWTSGQMVKESSFSKALVFAFLGCFQRPSSGLVWIVPSISLILNLVFKKQYHLLSITVSKVIRSFVLVFTANTIIDMYFYKKVTFPIFRFLKFNFTTPLSKFYGVAPWHFHLFQSLPIILGASIPVFIIGLFFQLSRKSFPKVYLNPFFQVKLTILLNLVVYSWLPHKEFRFIFALQPLFILLSSFGLLKLNAEYGKRLACLKSLLWFIPFASVFFALLLDTFHESGSIEVMKFLHEEPEIDSLGFIMPCHSTPGQSYLHRNDISDLWSVTCNPPLHLLDDPEAYSKLETYMDESDHLYDDISTFIYRHFPPLFRKNLRTPGKTYSHEWPTYLVVFEHMDNAFLKDFLKDSSYVEYKRFFNSLAHWDSRRSGDIIIYYKLPFDFNDGAIANI, encoded by the coding sequence ATGGTCCAGCAAATTGAATGTTCGAAGCCTATAGCAAAACGGACGCAAATATTTTGGGTTTTTCTAACTTTTAGAGTTTTGAACGCAGTTTTTACGAGAACCTTCTTTCAGGCTGATGAATTCTGGCAAGCGCTGGAACCAGCCCACTGGAAGGCTTTCAAATACGGTGAACTGACCTGGGAATGGAAGTTTGGAGTTCGTAGTTATTTGTTCCCGATGATTTTTGAATTGACTTACAGATTCGTTTCGTTATCGTCAATACTTGTTCATTAtactctttttcttctctcaACCATAGGATCTGACTTACTACTTTTACTATTACCGAAATATGAACTAAGTTGGCAAATCGCGGAAGATTTAAAAAGACTTCCATTGGAGGTCACACAGTCTTATGAATATTACGGTGTGCTCTATGCTCCAAAAGTAGTAATGGCAGCGCTAGCTTCCACTGGGGAATACTACACGGTAAGGtttgttcaaaaaatttatttATTGACACTTGATaagaagaatgaaaaggaagaagagaagGGATGCACTGGTTTGTCTAGCATTACCAAATTTTCTCTGCTTCTGAGTTTAActaactttttcaattgttttttcattacaaGGACATTCGtcaattcttttgaaatggTTCTTACTTCCATTGCACTGTATTACTGGGACTGGACAAGTGGGCAGATGGTAAAAGAGTCATCTTTTAGCAAAGCACTtgtttttgcatttttggGATGCTTTCAAAGGCCTAGCAGTGGACTTGTCTGGATAGTTCCCAGCATATCTCTAATATTAAACTTAGTATTCAAGAAGCAGTATCATTTACTGTCTATTACAGTTTCAAAGGTTATCCGATCATTTGTGCTAGTTTTTACTGCGAATACAATTATCGACATGTACTTTTATAAGAAAGTGACATTTCCCATTTTCCGGTTTCTAAAATTTAATTTTACAACACCGCTATCGAAGTTCTATGGTGTGGCTCCTTGgcattttcatctttttcaaagccTGCCCATCATATTAGGTGCAAGTATTCCTGTTTTCATTATTGGATTGTTCTTTCAGTTAAGCCGAAAGAGCTTCCCTAAAGTATACCTTAATCCGTTTTTTCAAGTGAAACTCACAATCTTATTGAACCTGGTAGTATATTCTTGGCTACCCCATAAGGAATTTAGGTTTATTTTCGCCTTACAGCCgctttttatattattatcatcattcGGTCTCTTGAAACTTAACGCAGAATATGGGAAAAGACTGGCCTGCCTAAAATCTTTACTATGGTTTATTCCATTTGCGTCAGTATTTTTTGCATTACTTTTGGATACATTCCATGAATCTGGATCTATCGAAGTCATGAAATTTCTGCACGAAGAGCCTGAGATAGACAGTTTGGGATTTATTATGCCCTGTCATTCGACACCTGGTCAAAGTTATTTGCACCGAAATGACATTTCAGATTTGTGGTCAGTTACATGTAATCCTCCACTGCATCTACTTGATGACCCCGAAGCCTATTCCAAGCTTGAAACCTACATGGATGAAAGTGACCATTTGTATGACGATATATCCacatttatatatagaCATTTTCCACCGCTATTCCGCAAAAACCTAAGAACTCCAGGTAAAACATACAGCCATGAATGGCCGACATACTTGGTTGTTTTCGAACACATGGATAACGCGTTTCTGAAGGATTTTCTGAAAGATTCATCGTATGTTGAGTATAAAAGATTCTTCAACTCTCTTGCACACTGGGATTCAAGAAGGTCGGGGGATATTATCATTTACTATAAGTTACCCTTTGATTTCAACGATGGTGCAATAGCAAATATCTAG